In the genome of Yersinia enterocolitica, the window ATCGGTGATTTACGCGATGGCAACAGTATATTGCGCCAAATGCTGCTAGAACATGCCGCTGACATTAAAGTGCTGAAACCGGAGCAAGGCACTCACCCTCAAGTGTTTTACCTCGGGCTAAATGACATTTTCACCCGACCATTGCAGGGCCAACCCGCGCTCTGGCAGGAGGTACACCCATGATCCGTGAAATTTTAGCTCGCCCACAAGATATCGCCTGGTTGCCTTGGGCGGTGCAGTATTTCTTTTTTATCGGGCTGGCTTGTAGTGGCGTGTTGTTTGCCTGCTGGCAACGGATGTTCTCTCGCCATCAGCAGAATCCATTGGAGTTTGCTGCACTGATGTTGGCGGTGACTGCGGTGGTGGTTGCGCCATTGGCGCTCAATGCGGACCTACATCAACCGGCCCGCGTCTGGCACTTCTATGCCCACTTTACGCCGTGGTCGTGGATGTCATGGGGATCTCTTTTCTTACCCTTGTTTACCCTGCTGGTGTTGTCCTATTTTCTGGCGCTGACCTACAGCCGATTGCGGGCAAAACCATTAGCGCGATTATTGACAGGATTAGCCGGACTCTGTGCGTTTTCTGCTATCACTATTTTGCTCTATACCGGCCGCGAGGTGTCAATCCTGCGCGCCCAACCCCTGTGGTTTAGTTTATGGTTGCCACTGTTTATCTTCCTGACTGCCTGGCAGACGATCCCGCCTTTACTGGCTACCTGGCTATGGCGTGAGCCGCACTATCAGGTGTCATTGGCGCGCTGGCAACCCATCAATTTAATGATGCTGGCGTTGGTTACTGTGCTGTGGGCCAGTGGTGATAATGCCTCGGCACAGGCTCTGCGCTACTGGGCTATGCATGCCCAGACTTTGGCAGCATTTCCTGTGGTGCTGTGGCTATTGCTTTTGGCAATGGCGCTGTTCAACAGGAAAAAAACCTTATCAAGCGGGATGGTAGTGGCTCAGGCACTGGCAGCCCTGACGTTGTGTTGGTCGGTACGTTGGCTATTGCTGATGCATACTCAAACGTTGCCTAAATACAATGTGTTAACCAATCCCTATTCGTTGCCGCTGGGGAGTGAAGGATTGCTGGCCGTGGTGGGTACATGCGGATTATGGATAGCGGTGATTATTGCTATCCGTGAAGGTGTCAGATGGCTTGAACAACAATTCTCAAGTGAAAAAATAGTCTCAAGTGAAAAAACAGTTTCAGGCGAGAAAACAGTGAAAGGAGAAATGCATCATGGCTAAGTCTACACGGCGTCAATGGTTAAAAGGCAGTTTAGCCTTGGGGGGCGTGGTTGCATTTGCTGCCAGTTATCATGCTGTGGCACGCAAAACATTGGCTGGCCTGATTGATGGTAGTGCCGGAAAGCTTACACTCGATCCTGTTAGTGCCAACGCATTAGCACCAGAAGGACGTATTGGGCAGCAGTGGCAGGCCAATCCGCAACAAGCGGTTTCAATGACACAATGTTTTGGTTGTTGGACCTTGTGTGGCTTACGGGTGCGAGTCGATACCCAGCACAATAAAATCCTGCGCATCGCCGGTAACCCTTATCATCCGTTGTCTCATGACCACCATTTTCCGTATCAGTTACCACTAAGTGAAGCGCTGCAACGTTTAGGTGGAGAGTCAGGCATGGCCGGGCGTTCAACGGCTTGCGCGCGCGGCGCGACGCTATTAGAAGGGGTCGATAGCCCTTATCGTATTACCGAGCCAATGAAGCGCACCGGGCCACGGGGCAGTGGCAAATGGCAGCGTATCAGCTTTGAGCAATTGGTGGCGGAAGTGACCGAAGGCGGTGATCTCTTTGGCGAGGGGCCGGTTGAAGGGTTGCGGGCTATCCGTGATCTGATTACCCCCATTGATACTCAGCAGCCCTCATTGGGGCCGAAAGCCAATCAGTTACTAGTGACTAACGCCGGTGATGATGGGCGCGATGCTTTTATCCGACGTTTTGCTCATCAAGCGTTCGGCACTAAAAATCTCGGTAGCCACGGGGCATATTGTGGTTTGGCGTATCGTGCCGGTTCAGGTGCGTTGATGGGGGATTTAGATAAAAATGCCCATGTTAAGCCTGATTGGGATAACGTCCGTTTTGCCCTATTTTTGGGGACGTCGCCTGCGCAATCTGGCAACCCATTTAAGCGGCAAGGGCGTCAGCTAGCCAATGCTCGCCAGCGTGATGATTTCAATTATGTGGTGGTCGCCCCCGCGCTGCCACTGACAACCACATTGGCTAATCAGCATAACCGCTGGGTTCCGGTGTTGCCGGGGACGGATGCGGCACTGGCAATGGGGATGATTCGTTGGATTATCGAACAGAATCGTTTTAACCACGCTTATTTGTCCGTTCCTGGTGAGGTTGCCATGCAAGCGGCGGGTGAGCGCAGTTGGACCAATGCCAGCCATCTGGTGATAACCACTGAAACCCATCCCTTGGCAGGCCAGTTCCTACGTGCCAGCCAGCTAAGTGGTGAGTCAGTGGCCGAAGCTGAAGAGAGTCCGGTATTAGTGCAAGTGGTTGACGGTACATTGCAGCCTGCTGCATTAGCATTACACGCTCAATTGTTTGTCACGCGCGATGTCACCTTACATGATGGTCAAATTGTGCAGGTGCAATCAGGTATGGCGTGTTTGCGGCAAGCGGCAGAGCGTTTTACTCTGGAAGAATACAGCCAGCAATGCGGCGTCCCAGCAGAGACGATGGTTGGTTTGGCGAAAGAGTTTACGGCTTACCAGCGTCAGGCTGCGGTTATCTCCCATGGTGGCATGATGGGGGGTAACGGTTTTTATACCACCTGGGCGGTCATGATGCTCAATGCCCTGATTGGTAATTTGAATCTTAAGGGTGGAGTTTCGGTTGGGGGGGGTAAGTTTGATGGTTTTGCTGATGGTCCTCGCTATCAGTTAGCTACTTTCGCTGGAATGATAAAACCAAAAGGCTTACCGCTATCGCGCAGCAAGCAGCCCTATGAACAATCGCAAGAGTATCAGCAAAAGATTCAGCAGGGTCAGCCTGGCTATCCGGCCCGTGGCCCATGGTATCCCTTTGTCGGTGGGCAATTGACCGAACAATTGGCACCGGCATTGGCGGGTTATCCCTATCCGCTTAAGGCATGGATTAGCCATATGACTAATCCGCTGTACGGGGTCGCGGGGCTGCGCAACTTGATTGAGGCGAAACTACAAGATCCACGTCAATTGCCGCTGTTTATTGCCATTGATGCTTTTATGAATGAAACCACCGCATTGGCGGATTATATCGTACCGGATACCCATAATTTTGAGAGTTGGGGATTCAGTGCGCCCTGGGCCGGGGTACTGGTCAAAGCCAGCACTGCCCGCTGGCCCGTGGTGACATCACGTACTGTCCGCACGGCTCAAGGCGAGCCTGTGGCCATGGAGAGCTTCCTGATTGCAGTGGCCAAGGCATTGCAATTACCGGGGTTCGGTGCCAATGCGATGCAGGACAGCCAGGGAAACAATTTGTCGCTGGAGCGGGCCGAGGATTACTATTTACGGGCCGCGGCCAATATTGCTTATGGCGGTGAAAAACCACTGCCACCAGCCTCGGATGAAGAACTGAAATTAACCGGCGTCGATCGCTTATGGCCCGACTTACAACGCAGTCTGCATATTGATGAGCAGCGCCGAGTGGCTTACCTGTTGGCGCGTGGTGGGCGTTTTGCGCCTTATGAGAAAAGTTGGAATGGCGATGCCACCGGGCCGCAGTGGAAAAAGCCACTGCAAATCTGGAACGAAAATGTCGCGCAACATCACCATGCGATAACCGGCGAGCGTTATAGCGGCTGTCCGACTTGGTATCCACCTCGTCTGGCCGATGGTTCCGATGTCTTTACCCATTATCCGGCAACTGACTGGCCTTTGCGCTTGATGTCCTTCAAGTCTCATCTCATGAGCAGTTCTACTGCGATGATTGAGCGCTTACGCGCGGTCAAACCCACCAATTTGGTGGCGATTAATCCAACCGATGCTCAGCGCTACGGGATACAGCACGGTGACAGTGTACGCCTGATGACCCCCGGTGGTCAGATGAAGGTACAGGTAAGTTTATTGGATGGTGTTATGCCTGGTGTGGTTGCTATTGAACATGGTTATGGACATCGCGAGATGGGTGCCAGAACACATTCGTTGGATGGTGTGATCATGGCGTCAGACCCGCGTATCGGTCAGGGGAGCAATCTGAATGACTTGGGGTTTACTGATCCAACGCGAGAAGTCCCCAATACCTGGCTAGATTGGGTCAGTGGTGCCGCGGTTCGGCAAGGGCTACCAGCCAGATTGGAAGTGATTAGCTAGCAGGCTATCAATTTTGACTTAAATCCCTCTCAATTGAAGAGGGATTTTTATTTCTACGTTATGATATTCCCGATGTATAAATGAGTTTCATTCATTCTTATCGGAGAGCCGTCGATGGCAGTAGCAAGACTCAGTGCGGGTTTATTGGTCGTCGGTGGCATATTGGGTTATATGGGGGCTTACTGGCAAACCCTCTCTTTGCTGATTGCTGCCGGAATTGCCTTACTCACTGGGATCGTTCTTTCCGCTTTTACTGATAGTGATTACCGCTAAAGATGTTCCGCAGTAATGTTTCAGGTATTATATGCGCCGCACGGCTGTCCCGTGGTGAAACATCAGTTCTATTGTACAATGAATTAACGTGATTAGCCGTCTAATGAATTACCTAACCCATTGAGCAATAATTAAATTTTTATCAGTAACCTCTTCGAAAGACAGGAACGTACACCATGCCAGTGTTACATAACCGAATTTCTAATGAGGAACTTAAAGCGCGCATGTTGGCTGAAACCGAACCGCGCACCACAGTTTCTTTTTATAAATATTTCACTCTGGAAGATGCCAAAACCTTCCGTGACGACCTCTATAGTCAATTTGTTAAACTCGGCGTGTTTGGTCGGGTTTATGTGGCTAAAGAGGGGATCAATGCACAAATCAGTGTGCCCGCTAATCGTTATGATGAGTTCAAAACCGTGTTGTTTGCCGCACATTCTGCACTAGATCAGGTGCGGCTGAATGTGGCTCATGAAGATGATGGGAAGTCATTCTGGGTGCTGCGCATGAAAGTTCGCGAACGCATTGTGGCGGACGGTATTGATGACGAGAGTTTCGATCCCAGTAATATAGGGCATTATCTGAAGGCCGATCAGGTTAATCAGATGATTGATGATCCCGATACTTTGTTTGTTGATATGCGCAATCACTATGAGTACGAAGTAGGCCATTTCGAAAATGCCATTGAAGTCCCTTCTGATACTTTCCGTGAGCAATTGCCAATGGCGGTTGATATGCTGCAACATGACAAAGAGAAAAATATTGTTATGTATTGCACTGGTGGGATTCGCTGTGAGAAAGCCAGCGCCTATATGCTGCACAATGGCTTCAAAAACGTTTATCACGTTGAGGGCGGTATTATCGAATATGCCCGTAAAGCAAAAGAACAGGGGTTGCCGCTGAAATTTATCGGTAAAAACTTTGTTTTTGATGAGCGGATGGGGGAGCGGATCTCTGATGATGTGATAGCCCACTGCCATCAGTGCGGTACACCTTGCGACACGCATACCAACTGTAAGAATGATGGCTGCCACTTACTATTTATTCAGTGTCCGACCTGTGCGGCAAAGTTTGCTGGTTGCTGTAGTGATATCTGTCAGGAAGAGCTGAAGTTGCCGCAGGAAGAGCAACGCTCCCGGCGTGCTGGGCGCGAAAACGGCATCAAGATTTTTAATAAATCGAAAGGATTGTTGCAAACTACCATGCACATTCCGATACCAGAAAAGAGCACAGATAAAAAATAGTCGTAGGGTT includes:
- a CDS encoding tetrathionate reductase subunit TtrA; protein product: MAKSTRRQWLKGSLALGGVVAFAASYHAVARKTLAGLIDGSAGKLTLDPVSANALAPEGRIGQQWQANPQQAVSMTQCFGCWTLCGLRVRVDTQHNKILRIAGNPYHPLSHDHHFPYQLPLSEALQRLGGESGMAGRSTACARGATLLEGVDSPYRITEPMKRTGPRGSGKWQRISFEQLVAEVTEGGDLFGEGPVEGLRAIRDLITPIDTQQPSLGPKANQLLVTNAGDDGRDAFIRRFAHQAFGTKNLGSHGAYCGLAYRAGSGALMGDLDKNAHVKPDWDNVRFALFLGTSPAQSGNPFKRQGRQLANARQRDDFNYVVVAPALPLTTTLANQHNRWVPVLPGTDAALAMGMIRWIIEQNRFNHAYLSVPGEVAMQAAGERSWTNASHLVITTETHPLAGQFLRASQLSGESVAEAEESPVLVQVVDGTLQPAALALHAQLFVTRDVTLHDGQIVQVQSGMACLRQAAERFTLEEYSQQCGVPAETMVGLAKEFTAYQRQAAVISHGGMMGGNGFYTTWAVMMLNALIGNLNLKGGVSVGGGKFDGFADGPRYQLATFAGMIKPKGLPLSRSKQPYEQSQEYQQKIQQGQPGYPARGPWYPFVGGQLTEQLAPALAGYPYPLKAWISHMTNPLYGVAGLRNLIEAKLQDPRQLPLFIAIDAFMNETTALADYIVPDTHNFESWGFSAPWAGVLVKASTARWPVVTSRTVRTAQGEPVAMESFLIAVAKALQLPGFGANAMQDSQGNNLSLERAEDYYLRAAANIAYGGEKPLPPASDEELKLTGVDRLWPDLQRSLHIDEQRRVAYLLARGGRFAPYEKSWNGDATGPQWKKPLQIWNENVAQHHHAITGERYSGCPTWYPPRLADGSDVFTHYPATDWPLRLMSFKSHLMSSSTAMIERLRAVKPTNLVAINPTDAQRYGIQHGDSVRLMTPGGQMKVQVSLLDGVMPGVVAIEHGYGHREMGARTHSLDGVIMASDPRIGQGSNLNDLGFTDPTREVPNTWLDWVSGAAVRQGLPARLEVIS
- a CDS encoding tetrathionate reductase subunit TtrC, which codes for MIREILARPQDIAWLPWAVQYFFFIGLACSGVLFACWQRMFSRHQQNPLEFAALMLAVTAVVVAPLALNADLHQPARVWHFYAHFTPWSWMSWGSLFLPLFTLLVLSYFLALTYSRLRAKPLARLLTGLAGLCAFSAITILLYTGREVSILRAQPLWFSLWLPLFIFLTAWQTIPPLLATWLWREPHYQVSLARWQPINLMMLALVTVLWASGDNASAQALRYWAMHAQTLAAFPVVLWLLLLAMALFNRKKTLSSGMVVAQALAALTLCWSVRWLLLMHTQTLPKYNVLTNPYSLPLGSEGLLAVVGTCGLWIAVIIAIREGVRWLEQQFSSEKIVSSEKTVSGEKTVKGEMHHG
- a CDS encoding rhodanese domain-containing protein; this encodes MPVLHNRISNEELKARMLAETEPRTTVSFYKYFTLEDAKTFRDDLYSQFVKLGVFGRVYVAKEGINAQISVPANRYDEFKTVLFAAHSALDQVRLNVAHEDDGKSFWVLRMKVRERIVADGIDDESFDPSNIGHYLKADQVNQMIDDPDTLFVDMRNHYEYEVGHFENAIEVPSDTFREQLPMAVDMLQHDKEKNIVMYCTGGIRCEKASAYMLHNGFKNVYHVEGGIIEYARKAKEQGLPLKFIGKNFVFDERMGERISDDVIAHCHQCGTPCDTHTNCKNDGCHLLFIQCPTCAAKFAGCCSDICQEELKLPQEEQRSRRAGRENGIKIFNKSKGLLQTTMHIPIPEKSTDKK